A genomic window from Chlorobium phaeobacteroides DSM 266 includes:
- a CDS encoding toll/interleukin-1 receptor domain-containing protein: protein MTTTRLRRQYQYFAFISYSHTDAKVAEWLHRKLESYRLPNAVLRKSDGQLPRHVRPIFRDIADLSSGSLARTLREEIGQSQFLIVICSPDSAKSEWVEMEVSHFLTLRGHEFVIPVIIKGTPYAKDAVDECLPLSLLRTEVDLLGISFAGQSKEQVLLKTVSALLDIKYDSLYDRHRRRQRRQRMFAATVVTVMFVVVLTASLFSFIQWNRAEQRRAEAEQLLNYLLLDLHPKLKQFGRLDILESVAEKSREYIDYISTDVRDPIDAIQAISLRRNMAEVYQSVGKLENAEALHLKNISVLKKLEQIDPKMEIIHLLKGEEHQALASIRKTEGRFQDALHESLTAFSVFKSFVSVKSDARWRSAKASSEQRLSDAYYDLGMGKQAAWHINSAVSDFRRILHEHSAGDNSYKADLAYALVSKSRVEVKWGTTSRAYSVFVEASELFRQHLEEHPEDREVRASFANVVSDLAAMLKDMGRLEDALIYWDLAIDAERELVTFEPLNVRWHADLSETMMNKANALGRLGRTGEGFLLYEEVSRHQRKLIALQPKVARWRATYAWCRHNMAIEYARLGKNKGAIDLWNDAIATIEQLRKDGRAKREWLLDLCNMLDQRATITAENGNFEKAEQDIKASQAIRASLISDSNSSPDELSQMGLNQARKALLDYYRKDYSHAMVSIKAAEGYLRRAVKLDEANCEWRAHLAGTLRNSSVIHRAAGFPDKAKRAIDECIVILEKLRIRQPSDKKIRVDLSQAYNNQGNLYNDFGSIKSSVSAWEKSLTLDSDPAQREFLATRLGTLAYQYILLQDPGKSEMSARKALEVDAAPWIQINLGHALFLQDMREAAKAQYLNAMRKDGKILASISADFVDMENHGIHVRNAIQMLDELRGAALETNNEKQ, encoded by the coding sequence ATGACTACCACTCGATTGAGGCGGCAATACCAATATTTCGCATTCATCAGTTACAGCCACACTGATGCAAAGGTTGCGGAATGGCTTCATCGAAAGCTTGAGTCCTATAGGCTTCCCAATGCTGTACTCAGGAAATCTGACGGGCAACTTCCCAGGCATGTTCGTCCGATATTCAGGGATATAGCAGATTTATCATCAGGTTCATTGGCCAGGACATTGAGAGAAGAGATTGGCCAGTCGCAGTTTCTTATTGTCATATGCTCGCCTGACAGCGCGAAATCGGAATGGGTCGAAATGGAAGTGAGCCATTTTCTGACCCTTCGTGGCCATGAGTTTGTGATTCCGGTGATCATCAAGGGAACCCCTTACGCCAAGGATGCAGTAGACGAATGTCTGCCGCTATCATTGTTGCGCACTGAAGTCGATCTCCTCGGTATTTCGTTTGCCGGACAATCGAAAGAGCAAGTGCTCCTCAAAACGGTCTCGGCTTTGCTGGATATCAAGTACGACTCGCTTTATGATCGGCACCGCCGGCGACAGCGCCGACAAAGAATGTTTGCTGCAACTGTCGTAACCGTTATGTTTGTCGTCGTGCTAACGGCTTCTCTATTCAGTTTTATACAATGGAATCGGGCGGAGCAGCGTCGCGCCGAGGCAGAGCAGCTCCTCAATTATTTGCTTTTGGACCTTCACCCTAAACTGAAGCAATTTGGACGTCTGGATATCCTGGAGAGCGTCGCGGAGAAATCACGCGAGTACATTGATTATATTTCCACGGATGTCAGGGATCCCATTGACGCTATTCAGGCGATTTCGTTACGCAGAAACATGGCTGAAGTGTATCAGAGTGTCGGCAAGCTCGAGAACGCTGAAGCTTTGCACCTGAAGAATATTTCTGTGCTAAAGAAATTGGAACAGATTGATCCAAAGATGGAGATTATCCATCTCCTCAAAGGAGAAGAGCATCAGGCTTTGGCCAGTATCCGAAAAACGGAGGGTCGATTTCAGGATGCATTGCATGAGAGTCTGACCGCGTTCTCTGTATTCAAGTCGTTCGTTTCGGTGAAGAGCGATGCCCGATGGCGATCTGCAAAGGCCAGCAGCGAACAGCGTCTTTCCGATGCCTATTACGATCTCGGGATGGGCAAGCAGGCTGCCTGGCACATAAATTCAGCAGTTTCGGATTTCAGGCGGATTCTTCATGAGCATTCAGCAGGCGATAACTCGTATAAAGCAGATCTTGCGTATGCGTTGGTCAGCAAATCCAGAGTCGAGGTGAAGTGGGGCACCACTTCTCGCGCTTATTCCGTGTTTGTCGAGGCTTCGGAGCTATTTCGGCAGCATCTTGAAGAACATCCTGAAGACCGGGAAGTCAGGGCCTCCTTTGCAAACGTGGTCAGCGATCTGGCTGCTATGCTGAAAGATATGGGAAGGCTTGAAGATGCTTTGATTTACTGGGATCTGGCGATCGATGCAGAGCGCGAGCTTGTGACCTTTGAACCGCTTAATGTCCGGTGGCATGCAGATTTGTCAGAGACGATGATGAACAAAGCAAATGCATTGGGACGATTGGGACGAACAGGTGAAGGGTTTCTTCTCTACGAAGAAGTCAGCAGGCACCAACGGAAGCTGATAGCCCTTCAGCCAAAGGTTGCCAGATGGCGGGCGACTTACGCATGGTGCCGTCACAATATGGCGATCGAATACGCTCGTCTCGGAAAGAACAAGGGTGCAATAGATTTGTGGAATGACGCGATTGCAACGATTGAGCAACTCCGTAAAGATGGTCGGGCAAAGCGTGAATGGCTGCTTGACCTCTGCAATATGCTCGATCAACGAGCGACGATTACAGCAGAAAACGGTAATTTTGAAAAAGCGGAACAAGATATCAAGGCATCACAAGCTATCAGGGCTTCGTTGATATCCGATTCCAATTCGAGTCCTGATGAGCTTTCGCAGATGGGTCTTAACCAAGCCAGAAAGGCGTTACTGGATTACTATCGCAAGGACTACTCGCACGCCATGGTCTCGATAAAGGCAGCCGAAGGATACTTGCGCCGCGCGGTCAAGCTTGATGAGGCTAATTGCGAATGGCGTGCGCATCTTGCAGGGACCCTCAGAAATTCGAGCGTGATCCACCGTGCAGCCGGTTTCCCTGACAAGGCAAAGAGGGCTATTGACGAATGCATCGTAATTTTAGAAAAGCTGAGAATTCGACAACCCTCCGACAAGAAAATACGGGTTGATCTTTCTCAAGCTTATAACAATCAGGGAAACCTGTATAACGATTTCGGCAGCATTAAATCTTCGGTTTCGGCGTGGGAAAAGTCGCTGACACTTGATTCCGATCCGGCTCAGAGAGAATTCCTTGCCACTCGTTTGGGTACCTTGGCCTATCAATACATTCTTCTGCAGGATCCGGGCAAGTCTGAAATGTCTGCGCGTAAGGCGCTTGAAGTGGATGCTGCTCCATGGATACAAATCAACCTTGGACATGCGCTATTTCTTCAGGACATGCGCGAGGCTGCAAAAGCTCAGTATCTCAATGCTATGCGTAAGGATGGAAAGATTCTTGCGTCGATCAGCGCCGATTTTGTTGATATGGAGAATCATGGAATACACGTTCGAAACGCGATTCAGATGCTCGATGAGTTGAGAGGCGCTGCCTTGGAGACAAATAACGAAAAACAGTGA
- a CDS encoding ATP-binding response regulator: MPASYSSRPSVLKRGVDFFQNDYERNKLTIDYIRYIGLWGHPLYYLLCAFIFPQPYESFELRFASAISFIPILFHQRYPEKFRSLLMLYWYLWLTFTFPVVFTYLMLMNDFSGLWLVAETVMLFVFIIFITNYFLLFVLFFSGILIAYAGFVLDTGAHLLITKEIIEYFVSIPIAILLGLLVNSTNKKGELAQERNSVLQSLAGSIAHEMRNPLGQIRHCLYSIQNLLPQVNPEECDKPLGKEKLETLYERVSRGQLAVKRGAQVIDMVLSEVRERPIGPESFTYLSATRVTRNALDEFGYESEQDRRRVHLETKDSFIFHINETLFVFVLFNLLKNALFYFKTHPHSEISVRLERGERFNYLYFRDTGPGISSETLPFIFDSFYTTGKASGTGLGLSYCKRIMTAFGGSITCKSVEGEYSEFILSFPVISEQDMNLYTERVIAVGQADFQGKRLLIVDDSALYRSILKKYFAPLQVEIDEAAGGREALDLLSIRRYDLVIMDLNMPSMSGYETVERLRRGEAGPQSCSVPVVAHSSESVMTARSKSENAGMQAFIAKPCSQAELISSLRSVLDTIPERNYPGSPFSGRKVLLVDDSALNRDLLAMYLRDSGIEVTVSDSGAEALNILRNQDFELLITDIHMPGMDGLELTRTIRSSRSEQLCRLPIIGLSGAVEEEVVARKAGMNDFRIKTDSPNLLLASIGRQLSVSGAEPIREKVVKEYPQAVKVTSPYGLSASESEELRQIFLEEFRDTPVNLRRALKENDMRSLKEESHKLKGSAAILGAMALSKAAEELELHCRFERRDDPAPKIERIIEALDELSARND; the protein is encoded by the coding sequence ATGCCCGCCAGTTATTCTTCCAGACCATCTGTTCTGAAACGGGGAGTTGATTTTTTTCAGAATGATTATGAGCGTAACAAGCTTACAATCGATTACATCAGGTATATCGGATTATGGGGGCATCCGTTGTATTACTTGCTTTGTGCGTTTATTTTTCCGCAGCCTTACGAGTCGTTTGAGCTGCGTTTTGCCTCTGCGATTTCGTTTATTCCTATTCTTTTTCATCAGCGTTATCCCGAGAAGTTCAGGTCCCTCCTGATGCTCTATTGGTATCTCTGGCTGACGTTTACTTTTCCTGTCGTATTTACGTATCTGATGTTGATGAACGATTTTTCCGGATTGTGGCTGGTGGCGGAAACCGTTATGCTGTTTGTGTTTATCATCTTTATCACCAATTATTTTCTTTTGTTTGTTCTGTTCTTTTCAGGCATTCTTATCGCCTATGCCGGATTTGTTCTTGATACGGGCGCCCACCTGCTGATTACAAAGGAAATCATTGAATACTTCGTTTCGATTCCTATCGCTATCCTGCTTGGATTACTGGTTAATTCCACCAATAAAAAAGGGGAGCTGGCACAGGAGAGAAATTCGGTATTGCAATCTCTGGCAGGCAGTATCGCTCATGAGATGCGTAATCCTCTCGGCCAGATTCGCCATTGTCTTTACAGCATCCAGAATCTGCTGCCGCAGGTTAACCCGGAAGAGTGTGATAAACCGCTCGGCAAAGAGAAACTCGAGACGCTTTATGAACGGGTGTCGCGCGGTCAGTTAGCGGTAAAGCGAGGTGCCCAGGTGATCGATATGGTTCTCAGCGAGGTTCGTGAAAGGCCGATCGGACCGGAAAGTTTCACCTATTTGTCTGCAACCAGAGTTACTCGCAACGCACTTGATGAATTCGGCTATGAATCAGAGCAGGACCGGAGACGCGTTCATCTTGAAACGAAAGACTCTTTTATCTTTCATATCAATGAAACTCTTTTTGTTTTCGTGCTTTTTAACTTGCTGAAGAACGCGTTGTTCTATTTTAAAACCCACCCGCATAGTGAAATCAGCGTTCGTCTGGAAAGGGGCGAGCGCTTCAATTATCTTTATTTCCGTGATACGGGTCCTGGTATATCCAGCGAAACGCTTCCTTTTATATTCGACAGTTTTTATACTACCGGCAAGGCCTCCGGCACTGGCCTCGGTCTGTCGTATTGCAAACGGATCATGACGGCTTTCGGGGGGAGTATTACCTGTAAATCGGTTGAAGGAGAGTATTCGGAGTTCATCCTTTCCTTTCCTGTTATTTCAGAGCAGGATATGAACCTTTATACGGAACGGGTCATTGCTGTCGGGCAGGCTGATTTTCAGGGAAAACGATTGCTGATCGTCGACGATTCAGCTCTTTACCGCAGTATCCTGAAAAAGTATTTTGCCCCTCTGCAGGTAGAGATCGATGAAGCGGCAGGCGGTCGCGAAGCTCTTGATCTGTTGTCGATTCGGAGGTACGATCTTGTTATCATGGACCTGAACATGCCGTCGATGAGCGGATATGAGACGGTCGAACGGTTACGGCGCGGAGAAGCCGGCCCTCAATCCTGCTCGGTACCGGTGGTGGCACATAGTTCCGAGTCCGTCATGACTGCACGGAGCAAGTCTGAGAATGCTGGAATGCAGGCTTTTATTGCCAAGCCCTGCAGTCAGGCGGAACTGATCAGTTCATTGCGTTCCGTACTCGATACCATTCCTGAAAGAAATTATCCGGGATCTCCGTTTTCAGGTCGAAAGGTGCTGCTTGTCGATGATTCGGCCCTGAACCGCGACCTGCTTGCCATGTATCTCAGAGACTCGGGGATCGAGGTGACGGTTTCTGATAGCGGCGCAGAGGCTTTGAATATTTTGAGGAATCAGGATTTCGAACTGCTGATAACCGATATTCACATGCCGGGAATGGATGGGTTGGAGCTTACCCGCACGATTCGATCGAGCAGATCCGAGCAGTTGTGCCGGTTGCCCATCATTGGTCTCAGTGGAGCTGTTGAAGAAGAGGTTGTCGCAAGAAAAGCGGGAATGAACGACTTTCGTATTAAAACCGACAGTCCTAATCTTTTACTTGCCTCCATCGGCAGGCAATTGTCTGTTTCCGGAGCAGAGCCGATCAGGGAAAAGGTTGTGAAAGAGTATCCGCAAGCGGTCAAGGTGACGTCGCCATATGGGCTTTCAGCGTCGGAGAGTGAAGAGCTCCGGCAAATATTTCTTGAAGAGTTTCGGGATACTCCCGTAAACCTGAGACGGGCTCTGAAAGAAAACGATATGAGGAGCCTGAAAGAGGAGTCGCATAAACTGAAAGGAAGCGCAGCTATTCTTGGCGCTATGGCTCTCAGCAAGGCTGCCGAGGAACTTGAACTGCATTGCCGTTTCGAAAGGCGTGATGATCCTGCACCGAAGATTGAGCGCATTATTGAAGCGCTGGATGAGCTGTCTGCAAGAAACGATTGA
- a CDS encoding sodium:proton antiporter, producing MLPTLTRHALCLLVFVLVVAGVTGISGILIAAEAFDINAAASPVAIENNLPPVWLVAPFATLLVMIATGPLLFHRFWEQHYPKVSTGLGFIVAVYYVFMIENGLQVLEHTLEEYLSFIALISSLFVVAGGILIRIERRGTPLINASLLFIGAVISNLVGTTGASMLLIRPYMRINAGRIKAFHIVFFIIIVSNIGGALTPVGDPPLFLGFLKGVPFFWVFPKLILPWIITIAGLLFIFIFLDAKAGHGKMKGTEPDGEISITGKRNFFFLAIIITSVFLDPAVIEGVPSLQKLFHLPFGIRELIMFIVAVTAYKYSNPAAFKGNEFNFEPIKEVAFLFIGIFATMIPALELIGNYAETHAEVFSVSRFYWLTGVLSGVLDNAPTYLNFFAGALGKFGLDIDIPEDIILFANGVNSAIQGDVSSDIYLMAISVASVFFGALTYIGNAPNFMVKNIAAQADVDVPDFLEYIYKYSIPILLPFLMLIWVLFFNY from the coding sequence ATGCTTCCCACTCTTACTCGACACGCTCTATGTTTGTTGGTTTTCGTTCTTGTTGTCGCCGGGGTTACCGGTATCAGCGGGATACTCATTGCCGCAGAAGCTTTTGATATCAATGCGGCAGCGTCCCCAGTCGCAATCGAAAATAATCTCCCTCCGGTCTGGCTTGTAGCTCCTTTTGCCACGCTTTTGGTAATGATAGCTACCGGCCCACTCTTATTTCATCGATTCTGGGAGCAGCACTATCCAAAGGTCTCCACAGGACTTGGTTTTATTGTAGCCGTTTACTATGTCTTTATGATAGAAAACGGACTGCAAGTGCTGGAACATACCCTCGAAGAGTATCTCTCCTTTATTGCGCTGATTTCATCGCTGTTTGTTGTAGCAGGGGGAATCCTGATCAGGATAGAGCGACGAGGAACTCCTCTGATTAACGCATCACTGCTCTTTATTGGGGCAGTGATTTCAAATCTGGTAGGAACAACCGGAGCCTCCATGCTGCTCATACGTCCCTATATGCGCATCAACGCAGGCCGTATTAAAGCCTTTCACATTGTTTTTTTCATTATTATTGTCAGCAACATCGGCGGTGCGCTTACTCCTGTTGGCGATCCACCGCTGTTTCTCGGCTTTTTAAAAGGAGTCCCGTTTTTCTGGGTATTTCCTAAATTAATATTGCCGTGGATCATTACCATTGCCGGCCTTCTCTTCATTTTCATATTCCTTGATGCAAAAGCAGGACATGGCAAGATGAAGGGGACTGAACCTGACGGAGAGATAAGCATTACCGGAAAAAGAAATTTCTTTTTCCTCGCGATAATCATTACTTCGGTTTTTCTTGATCCGGCAGTAATAGAAGGGGTTCCAAGTCTTCAGAAACTGTTTCATCTGCCATTCGGCATCCGTGAACTTATTATGTTTATAGTTGCCGTTACAGCCTATAAATATTCAAATCCTGCCGCGTTTAAGGGCAATGAGTTCAACTTCGAGCCCATCAAAGAGGTCGCTTTTCTATTTATAGGCATCTTTGCAACAATGATTCCGGCTCTTGAACTCATCGGAAACTATGCTGAAACACATGCCGAGGTATTTTCCGTATCACGCTTCTACTGGTTGACCGGGGTTCTTTCCGGCGTACTGGATAACGCTCCAACCTACCTGAATTTCTTTGCTGGCGCGTTAGGCAAGTTTGGTCTGGATATCGACATTCCCGAAGACATCATACTCTTTGCCAATGGCGTGAACTCTGCGATTCAGGGCGATGTATCCTCAGACATCTATCTTATGGCGATCTCGGTTGCCTCGGTATTTTTCGGAGCTCTAACCTATATCGGAAACGCTCCGAACTTCATGGTCAAAAACATAGCGGCTCAAGCAGATGTTGACGTACCTGATTTTCTGGAGTATATCTACAAATACTCGATTCCGATACTTCTTCCATTTTTAATGTTGATATGGGTACTGTTTTTCAACTACTGA
- a CDS encoding tetratricopeptide repeat protein, whose translation MLPSLWYGSKNPKYGIYFIRNKKLDWIMMVRRICFFSLMLSLVFFMSGADNVGPLTAEDYYKSGKIKYHKDDYSGAIEDYNKAAELAPDVAKIFGSRGAARRKLGDREGAIADAQKAARLGDKDAQRILRMLDLGW comes from the coding sequence GTGCTGCCGTCGCTATGGTATGGCAGTAAAAATCCGAAATACGGAATTTATTTTATCCGGAACAAAAAGCTTGACTGGATCATGATGGTAAGGCGGATCTGTTTTTTTTCCTTGATGCTTTCGCTTGTTTTTTTTATGTCAGGGGCTGATAATGTCGGCCCATTAACAGCAGAGGATTACTACAAAAGCGGTAAAATCAAATATCACAAAGACGACTATTCCGGAGCTATCGAAGATTACAACAAGGCGGCTGAATTGGCTCCTGATGTTGCCAAAATATTCGGCAGCCGGGGAGCTGCCAGGCGCAAGCTCGGTGATCGGGAAGGCGCTATTGCCGATGCTCAAAAGGCTGCACGTCTTGGCGATAAGGATGCCCAAAGGATACTTCGCATGCTTGATCTTGGCTGGTAA
- a CDS encoding SAM-dependent methyltransferase — translation MSLKFSSSFLLNSIDAWEEDRKDRFDLDALTQSFHESVPALGFIDWKITVVERGYAETVLPLTPNSSNQYIAHQGPLMLLAAEYTGGLALTSLFHRVPIIGFWPSVDENAGYMWGAKASIKWITPSCHNLTCKARIEKERWEGLAKRFANSNKVVVTIPVKMFNGDKLVAVADFTYWAQDINSLKRNAYDVEKIDLLYEHKTKTTAKLIVGLRALEQEKPIDQRRFDDPYAFMLAGKHGITLARRFSVATPQLQNMISARTQHLDECVKQFSLGKTKFNVVNIGAGYDSRFWRLNIANAVIYDLDLPVMLHERKRIFDYSRNNAIHNVDIDLEIQSIDQALLEKSDFDSELPTFFIWEGGSMYFMDENIESILGSIRRIVNQDSRIWLDYVSKDLVEISTGIPEAEGFIYNIRKMGEPFINGYNDIGVLAGKYDLVIAQNIRSGELLNIEEDVYSHYSFCVLKS, via the coding sequence ATGAGCCTTAAGTTCAGTTCGTCTTTTCTGTTGAATTCAATTGACGCGTGGGAGGAGGATCGTAAGGATCGTTTCGATCTTGACGCTCTTACGCAATCTTTTCATGAGTCTGTTCCTGCCCTTGGTTTTATTGATTGGAAAATTACGGTTGTTGAACGCGGCTATGCCGAAACCGTTCTCCCGCTGACGCCTAATTCATCCAATCAGTACATAGCGCATCAGGGTCCTTTGATGCTGCTTGCCGCAGAATATACCGGTGGTCTTGCCCTGACCTCGCTGTTTCATCGGGTGCCGATTATTGGTTTCTGGCCCTCGGTCGATGAAAATGCCGGCTATATGTGGGGCGCAAAGGCTTCGATCAAGTGGATCACTCCCAGTTGTCATAACCTGACGTGCAAGGCCCGAATTGAAAAAGAAAGATGGGAAGGGCTTGCAAAACGTTTTGCTAACAGCAATAAGGTTGTGGTGACCATTCCTGTCAAAATGTTCAATGGCGATAAACTTGTCGCGGTAGCTGATTTTACCTACTGGGCGCAGGATATCAACAGTTTGAAACGAAATGCCTATGATGTTGAAAAAATCGATCTGCTCTACGAACACAAAACCAAAACGACGGCAAAGTTGATTGTCGGATTGCGCGCTTTGGAACAGGAAAAACCGATAGATCAGAGGAGGTTTGACGATCCTTACGCATTCATGCTGGCCGGAAAGCACGGGATTACTCTTGCCAGAAGGTTCAGCGTCGCTACGCCGCAATTGCAGAATATGATATCGGCAAGAACACAGCATCTTGACGAGTGCGTAAAGCAGTTTTCTTTGGGAAAAACAAAATTCAATGTGGTCAATATCGGCGCCGGTTATGATAGCCGTTTCTGGCGGTTGAATATTGCAAATGCCGTGATTTACGATCTCGATTTACCGGTTATGCTGCATGAACGAAAAAGAATTTTCGATTACAGCAGAAATAATGCTATCCATAACGTTGATATAGATCTTGAAATCCAGTCAATCGATCAGGCGTTGCTGGAAAAATCAGATTTCGATTCCGAATTGCCGACCTTTTTTATCTGGGAGGGTGGTTCGATGTATTTTATGGATGAGAATATAGAGAGTATACTCGGTTCGATCAGAAGGATCGTGAATCAGGATTCCCGTATCTGGCTTGATTATGTTTCGAAAGATCTTGTCGAGATCAGTACCGGTATTCCTGAAGCGGAAGGATTTATTTACAATATCCGAAAAATGGGCGAGCCTTTTATTAATGGATATAATGATATCGGTGTTCTTGCCGGGAAGTATGATCTGGTTATAGCTCAGAATATTCGTTCCGGAGAACTCCTCAATATCGAAGAGGATGTTTATAGTCATTACAGTTTCTGCGTGCTGAAAAGCTAA